A single genomic interval of Helianthus annuus cultivar XRQ/B chromosome 6, HanXRQr2.0-SUNRISE, whole genome shotgun sequence harbors:
- the LOC110887902 gene encoding uncharacterized protein LOC110887902, with translation MQGDDISNDPSACRDILSGLGTPFKVLRARGLPREHRINQLSSMLVGSSIMANAIMEDYKVLGRKEAETARLRAEAEAMAKAAQDGAEQLEREKAAFEQYNQTEAWAATAGLKQVRTLAKLLSDERKGWTEACARENEKLYRVRQEVINLKTVNAALMKEKTAAEAVAKEAKEVEARAAKALEEANADRSHLNKVVEDLKNRVTMLEEVTVRATEAEARAREAVEARDSLVSSFDQLKADRDWMRDHGIWHIVGTILDAPENAAAVNELKERARKAGFKVGYNRCISHMNPLYQSIFTDERSGFHGVDTEARYAAAIEAYNNLSISAIEDIDKCLEAEDYVDRLRLLYADLEEEEVTAGGAKGTIIKNYLIKTKTIGTTNRKFNRILIQTVVTLSNPKF, from the exons ATGCAAGGGGATGATATATCGAATGATCCCTCTGCTTGTAGGGATATCTTAAGTGGTTTGGGCACCCCGTTCAAGGTTCTTCGGGCCCGTGGTTTGCCCCGTGAGCACCGAATAAACCAACTCTCCTCCATGCTTGTTGGGAGTTCCATAATGGCGAATGCTATTATGGAAGACTACAAggttctgggtcgcaaggaggcGGAAACTGCTCGCCTGCGGGCTGAGGCCGAGGCGATGGCTAAGGCTGCTCAGGATGGTGCGGAGCAACTTGAAAGGGAGAAAGCTGCTTTTGAGCAGTATAATCAGACTGAGGCTTGGGCCGCAACAGCTGGCCTTAAACAGGTCCGTACTCTTGCTAAGTtgctttctgatgagcgcaaggGTTGGACGGAAGCTTGTGCTCgagaaaatgaaaaactttacCGTGTTCGTCAGGAGGTCATTAATCTCAAAACAGTGAATGCTGCTTTGATGAAGGAGAAGACCGCAGCTGAGGCGGTTGCCAAAGAGGCCAAGGAGGTGGAGGCCCGTGCTgccaaggctcttgaagaggcgaatgctgaTCGCAGCCATTTGAACAAGGTTGTTGAGGATCTCAAG AACCGAGTGACTATGCTTGAGGAGGTCACTGTGCGCGCGACTGAAGCTGAAGCGCGTGCAAGGGAGGCTGTTGAGGCCAGAGATAGCCTGGTTTCTTCATTTGATCAGCTTAAGGCAGATCGCGATTGGATGCGTGATCACGGTATCTGGCAT ATTGTTGGAACTATTCTTGACGCGCCTGAGAACGCAGCTGCTGTAAATGAGCTCAAGGAGCGTGCGCGGAAGGCAGGATTCAAGGTTGGTTACAATCGATGCATTAGTCATATGAACCCCTTGTACCAAAGCATATTTACTGACGAAAGGTCTGGGTTCCATGGCGTAGATACTGAAGCACGGTATGCTGCAGCCATTGAGGCGTACAACAACCTGTCCATTTCCGCCATTGAGGACATTGATAAATGCTTGGAGGCGGAAGATTATGTGGATCGTCTGCGGTTGTTGTATGCTGATCTTGAAGAGGAGGAAGTGACCGCTGGTGGCGCAAAGGGAACgataataaaaaattatttaatcaaaacaaaaacaataggAACGACTAACCGAAAGTTTAATCGAATCCTAATCCAAACAGTTGTAACATTAAGCAACCCAAAGTTCTAA